One Hyphomicrobium album genomic window carries:
- a CDS encoding GlsB/YeaQ/YmgE family stress response membrane protein, whose amino-acid sequence MVVTWAQIVVWLIVGLIGGTLAGVVVRWQREGFGWWTNLGIGLVGALVGGLIFRLFNILPGLDAISISMRDLASAVIGSFLFLIALWAWHKYSGGAL is encoded by the coding sequence ATGGTTGTTACTTGGGCGCAGATCGTCGTGTGGCTCATCGTCGGACTGATCGGCGGGACCCTCGCCGGCGTCGTCGTGCGCTGGCAGCGCGAGGGCTTCGGCTGGTGGACCAATCTCGGCATCGGCCTCGTCGGAGCGCTGGTGGGCGGCCTCATCTTCCGGCTGTTCAACATTCTGCCGGGCTTGGACGCCATCTCGATATCGATGCGCGACTTGGCATCGGCCGTGATTGGATCGTTTCTGTTCCTGATCGCGCTGTGGGCCTGGCACAAGTACAGCGGCGGCGCGCTGTAA
- a CDS encoding serine hydrolase domain-containing protein, whose translation MTWLGLLLGVACALSRPGSADTVGLTAYGSTQLNAAVERWLSSGGYRRAPALSVAVGVNGQLVFARGYGEARPGLPATEHTVYHIGSLSKQFTAAAVLGLVDRGALAPRSNNAMTLASSARDFFADVDNWEGSGHGPVTLRGLLTMTSGLPSLIAHPPAQADPWGTITSTRMLEELRKLAVPGTSTGFVYNNSAYFLLAEIVETVVAGDGRGTSSFADFVKGNIISRLGLSDTSFVGDYGSYSAMRTAMPSWGRTPAYRRRPAFVQADWLKGSADMASSAFDLFTWNKALMGNDLLSAQSRHLMFSDAARVGASTYYGMGWFIEHSPGWDWYSHSGYVPGFTSSNMIARHSPDGTWISVSLLTNADGVSGLNELASEIVRTVMHQTSAPGNAR comes from the coding sequence ATGACCTGGCTGGGACTGTTGCTCGGCGTCGCCTGCGCGCTTAGCCGACCAGGATCGGCGGACACCGTCGGCTTGACCGCTTATGGCTCGACGCAACTCAATGCCGCCGTCGAGCGCTGGTTGAGCAGCGGCGGCTATCGCCGCGCTCCTGCCTTGAGCGTGGCGGTCGGGGTCAACGGGCAACTGGTCTTTGCGCGGGGCTACGGCGAGGCGCGACCGGGACTTCCGGCAACGGAACACACCGTCTATCACATCGGATCTCTTTCAAAGCAATTCACCGCGGCAGCAGTCCTAGGTTTGGTGGACCGCGGGGCATTGGCGCCCCGATCGAACAACGCCATGACTCTCGCATCGTCGGCACGGGACTTTTTTGCGGACGTCGACAACTGGGAAGGCAGCGGCCACGGGCCCGTCACCCTGCGCGGGTTACTCACCATGACATCCGGGCTGCCGAGCCTCATCGCGCACCCGCCTGCCCAAGCGGATCCGTGGGGCACCATCACCTCCACGCGCATGCTCGAAGAGTTACGGAAGCTCGCCGTGCCCGGGACGTCGACTGGCTTCGTGTATAACAACTCGGCCTATTTCTTGTTGGCCGAGATTGTGGAGACAGTCGTCGCCGGCGATGGCCGGGGCACATCCAGCTTTGCCGACTTTGTAAAAGGCAACATCATTTCCAGACTTGGCCTGTCTGACACAAGCTTTGTTGGCGACTACGGCTCCTACAGCGCGATGCGCACCGCGATGCCCTCGTGGGGCAGAACGCCGGCTTACCGACGGCGCCCGGCATTCGTGCAGGCCGACTGGCTAAAGGGCTCGGCCGATATGGCCAGCAGCGCCTTCGATCTGTTCACTTGGAACAAGGCGCTGATGGGGAACGACCTGCTGAGCGCGCAGAGCCGCCACCTCATGTTCTCGGATGCGGCGCGAGTGGGCGCTTCTACCTACTACGGAATGGGCTGGTTCATAGAGCACTCCCCTGGCTGGGACTGGTACAGCCACTCGGGCTACGTCCCTGGATTTACGTCCTCGAACATGATCGCGCGCCACTCCCCTGACGGCACGTGGATCAGCGTTTCGCTCCTGACCAATGCAGATGGCGTGAGCGGTCTGAACGAGCTTGCGTCGGAGATCGTCCGGACCGTGATGCATCAGACGAGTGCGCCCGGTAATGCTCGCTAA